The sequence GGATGTCGAGTGAagtctgggggaaaaaaaatataatgttccACTTGGATTTTCACACTCCATTGTTTAAACTTTGTTGGCACAGTTACAGCCCTTATGAAGGCAGTTAATAATCTGCTGATGTCTGCTGACTCAACCTGGACTCTGCATTGGTTCTCAGCTCAATAGCCCCTTTGCATTCTGGTTAATCATGGTGCTGCATTTAGGTTATGGAAAAAAGATTCAGGTGACTTTGTCATAGGTTACAAACCGGTTCAGGTCATGCCTGGGTAGGGCAGTTATTTGCTGTGGAGTTCCTTCAGATCTGGCTGTGAGGGTCCTATCAGACAGCAACTTGCCTAACACCTGGAACGAAAAACAGATTTCATCTGTAATCAAAATAATGACTTCCCTCTTGTCATGGAGTCCTTTGGTGAAATGACAACCGTACAACACAGCACTCTGGAGTTCCCACTCCTTACAAGAACCGGGTCTGTTATTTTGTAGCTACATgctatatttattttgtcatatatatttatgtgtataagCAGATGTTTTCAACACATCTTATATTTTGAATTCAAATGTAAGAGTTGTACAGATACAACCTATGCATGATTTGCTATGAGTTGAAGAAGGAAAAGCAAACCAGAGACCCTGGTTTAATGGACTGGAGCTACTATCCTCTGTTTTGTCTACATAGTGTATAGTGGAAAATTGACCTGCAGCAGTTGAAAATCTGTTGCTCTGTGTCATTCAAAGTAGTCCCTCCGGGTTCAGTTTTGGGACAACCCATTATTTACTATATCGGGTACATTCCTCGTATACAGCTAACTTCTAAGTGAAGCACTATTTTCCTTCTTCTCCATGGAGTTAGGGTTCCCTTTTATACTAATAACTGCCAGATCTGCTTCACACATTAAACCTAGTGATTATGTGGCCTTTGCACTGCTTTTTTGCATCTTTGTGGGAAAAGATTTTGAATTTTCCAGTCCTTTTGTGGTGATGGTTCATCCACCCCTCGTGTGTCAAGTTGTTCAAATACTCAAACATTCTCCACTTTTACTTCTGACTGACACAGTGTATGGATCTGCTATGGTTACCACCTCTTTTACAATCCAACCTTAAAAATCATTGTTTACTTTGTCTACTACAATAACTTTACAGAAAAGTTAATCAAATAGACCATGTTAAATTAACTGTAAAAGTTCTGAAGTATCCTCTGATATATGGCTCGAAGAAGAAAAATGACGTTTAAGAGATCACAGATTCTGTAATTAAACTATTATTTTAATAAGTATCAGTATTTTAGTAGTATATTAATCACTGTACTAAATGGGCATATATATCTCCCTTCCGTGTCTGATTTGGAGTATTGTATGTTACataaatttttttctgtgtcagtttttgctgaaaatatttttaggaCAACTACAGTTCCATGGAACCTACACACTTAAATGCAAGATCCCCTCCATTCAAAAATCTTGGGGTCCAAGGCCCCAGATCTGCTAGGCAGGGTCATCTGAATATCTGGCAGTCCCGCTGTAGTTCAGGGAAACGAAAAGGATACAAAGAAACAACGTGTTGGATGGACGCATGATCCAGGGCAAGGAGGTTATTATGAAGGTTATCACTGCTAAACACACCAGCGCACACTAACTTACTTACACAAAGAATTCAGAACCCCTGCCAAAAAAATGATGTCACTACACCCATTAACTATTGTGCTTTGGAACTTAAATTCCTGTTCCCTGAACATGTTCCTACAGTAGATGTTTCCTTTCTGGGTTCTCCAGTAACTGGAAAAAACAGGCTTGTCTTATCTttcagagggtggggggagggggaaataTTGTGCTATAAAATGAGTGGAAGTAAAATtccatacacatatacatattctATCAAATAATGACTGTCCCTATCTCTATGTAAGTAACACAGTGTGATTTTTATGGCCTTGTGCATTTCTTGGGATGGGATGACGATGTGGAAGTGGTGgaagtatgtgtgttttgggagaCAAGCAGTGACAAATATCGTATTGTTAATAGCCGGAATGCACTGTTTGAAGACGCTAATGTAAAGAGTTCCCGTTCCAGCTTAACATAGACAGACAGGCTCACAGTAAGACAGCTGGGCATTGCCTATTTTTGTGTTACCCCCATGGCTGGTGTCAGTTTACCAATTTGGGCTTTATATGGGTTAGGCTATGTAACAGGTCTTCTATATGACAGTTGCTGCACAGGGGAGAgctcccccacacacagacagctgacaTTTATTCTTACATACCCCACCACACATAATGACACTTTGAAGTTGTACTATGATATAAATTTGTACACTTCCAGTTTTCTGCAGACATGCATGTAGGTGCTAACAAACTCACGCAATTGcaatctctctttctttctctctctctctctctctgtctcacacacacacacaatctcacacactcacacactcacacacacacacacacacacaatcaccctCTTAGAtcctctcacatacacacaaatacatcgGGGAACCTAGAGTGTCGACGTAGAGGTTTCCATTTGTAAAAGagtggaaggaaggaagaagggaggagagggaaggcGGGGGGTTACGATGTGTCACTGGAAAAACAGAATACCTTCCACTCTTCTGTGGAAAGAGCCAGGACTGATCAGGGCTTTCTATTGTATTCGCACATCTTaacccacactgctgccatttatgtaataaaaccttgtgagtgaataaataataataataataataatgtttgtcagttcattgttttcagattttcatatgcctttttttatgattttcatttttcttacattGTAATTTCAGTTCCCATGAATTCTGTATTGCATTTTAACACCCATGGTAAAATTTTAGTTCTGTAATTGCTGACATACCCCttggaattatttttaaattcaaaattcttAAAACTTAATTCAgaattcaaaaactgaaatgtataaataaaaaaaattgaagtgTTTCTGCTTTAGCCAGTTTGGTTATTTTTGTGtaatcttttattttcagaatcTCCTGGTAGGATAGATTAGATTAAGAATGATGTACTATGGTAGTAGAGAGTACTGGGGTGCCAAAAAGTGCCATTACCACAACAGAGGTAAGATAGCAAAGCAGCACTGTTTagtgaacaggaaaaaaaggatttattaACACGTGGAACTTACTCTCCATGTACCAGCAGTGGTTCCCAGAAAATCTCGTAATTGCACTCACCAtggagaacaaaacagaaataaactgagCAATCACCCTTTCGGGGATGTGCAACAGGCTGCGGCCTACGTGAATAGATCTGTAGTCTACTGGGGTGCGATATTACACTGTTCTGAGAGTCTTTCCCTTACATGATACTGAGTTGCTGTTCAGTTCAGAAGGCAAATCTCTTCCtcgtgtgtgctgtgttggatTACACAGTCAGGGGATGAATCTGTTTCAGGTGTCCAAATGAAATCTGTTCTTTCGTTGCCAAAAGTGTGAACATTTCCCTTCTACACATAGTAGGCTGGACTAGATCATTCAGGATTTAAAACGTGCAGTCTGTACACTTGATAGACTGAGAATTCTGGTTGAATTTCTAGTTGTACAGAAAACTATGCTGCTCATACTCTTAAACTCCACTGTTCTTCAGTTTTATTGAGCCAGACCCTTGACTTTTCAAGATCTAAATAGGAATAAGTCTATCGATATAACTTTGAATTCACTCTTTATCGCTATAACTTTCAACTCGCTCCTGATTTGAGCAGTTTAATCTGGCAATGATTGTTGTGCACACAGATGTACCAAGGGCTTGTTGCATAAACCCGTTAAAGACCGGTCTGACAACTACAcccattttgttgttgttgttgttgtaaatCAAGTCAAGGTGGCTGTATAAAAATGATCCTATGATAAAgtttttttacttcaaaaacTGATTACATTGAGGATAAGTTAAACTAGTCTGTGTGtagtgggggagaggggaaggggaagaagCCAGTTCATTAGTTGAGTGTCTCAAATGCACAATTTATTGTGCTGAGGTTTTTCCTGTTTGCCCATGCAGTGCTGAATTTGTCTACTCTGCAGTCAGTTaccagctgctgcctctgcaaCTCGCTGCTTGGAAGGGCAGAAGGAAGAGGGGtacttttttttgtgttggtCTCGCTCTTTTTGTCACACTGAGAGAAGGGTGGGGTTATTTAGACACGAGTTTCCTCAAACAGGAAGaacgtttttctttttctgtgtgaaatatttacCTGTTTGTGGATTCGTAGAGGAGGGGGGAAACCTCTTTCCTACAATGTCCTTGGAGACACTGGCAGGAAGCACTGGAgtagggggggaggggagggggggcagtaTCATCGGTGCTCATGCGGCTCTCATATTCAGCACTTTGAATTTAACATATTAACCTCCACATAACTACTAATCATGCCTGCACCCTTGAAGGAGTGTATTTTCTGGAGTGAATTCCTGGGCAAAGAGTATTTTTCACCAGCTTTTGCAGAGGGGAGGACCATCACAGATGTAACACCTTATACGTTTAGCATTGACACGTCTGTTTGGCAGGCCTTTGGACAACCTGCAGCTGTACAAAATGGAAACGTAAACATCTTTCAATGGATTTGAAAGTGTAGAAGACCAGTGCATTACACAGTGTATCAGTTGAGCCAGAGTTAAGATGATTTGAACTTTCCTGGTTGCACTAGAGGCCACTTACATGTTTGAACAATGCCTGTCAAACTGAGAGGTATCAAATTCAATTTACAAGATGCCCAGCAATATACCCTGGAATGGAGAAATGTCTCTTTTTGGATCGTTTTTAGCATGAGGTATTTATCTTAGATTTTTCTTCTCATCTTACTTGCCAGCACAAACGTGTCCTCATAACTGACAGAGAACTGTGAGAACTGTTTAAAAGACATTCACTAGAAGGTTCGTTATAGTTTGCTGTATCCCTCTTTAGTGCCAGAGGATTCAACCCCTATACTCTAAGTTCTGGTAGTTAACTAGCCAGCTGCAGCAAGTATTTTCCAGCAGGTGTGTTGAACAATGTGAATTGTTTGTTGCATGTGTAAACTGTAAGAACCAGCCTTAAAATATAAACATCCCCAGGTAGCATCGTACTGATACGTGAGTATTTTGTGAGGACAGGACAACCCACATGAACTCATGCTCAGTGGCTTGCTTCCATTCTGCTCTCATTTCTCTGTCTTCTGCTGGTCTCCCTCCCTGCAGGCTATGACTTCGCCGCCATTCTCGAGTGGTTTGCGGAGCGGGTCGACCGCATCATCCTGCTCTTCGACGCCCACAAGCTGGACATCTCGGACGAGTTCTCCGAGGTGATCCGGGCCCTGAAGAACCACGAGGACAAGATGCGCGTGGTGCTGAACAAGGCGGACCAGATCGGCACCCAGCAGCTGATGAGGGTGTACGGTGCCCTCATGTGGTCGCTAGGCAAGATCATCAACACCCCCGAGGTAGTGCGCGTCTACATCGGCTCCTTCTGGGCCCAGCCGCTGCTGGTGCCGGACAATCGCAAGCTGTTCGAGGCAGAGGAGCAGGACCTTTTCAGGGACATACAGAGCCTCCCCCGAAACGCGGCCCTGCGCAAGCTCAACGACCTCATAAAGCGCGCCCGCCTTGCCAAGGTGAGGTCCCAAGCTAAATGCTCCGGAATGATACACAACAGCCTCCCTGCTGAACTCACCCCAGGGTAGAGGAGATATTTGCTTCTTCAATGACGCTTATGATTAATTGTCCAGATGGAAGGAAAGCCTGTAGGCACTGAGGCCCTCCAGGAACAGAGCTGTTTAGAATAGAACGGTGCCAGTTTACACTTTGTCTGTAGACGTGCCTTACCAAAATTTTTCCCTCATTTGGACAGAGAAAAAATACTGATCAAAATACCTGTGATAATAGGAGAAAgttgcttcatttttttatcaaacCATAACTAATTCAGGCCCTGTGCATTGGAGTTCACATCCTCCAGTCATCAAATCACAAGTGAATATAACTACACAATATCCTGTAGTTACTACTGTATGTACAGCTCCCCAGCATTCTTTGAAGTTGGCCAAAGTCCAGGTGATTTTGCATGATTATTGAAGCATGAATAACGTCCTTCAAAAAGTTACCCATGTGCACTAAGatacatttgtcatttaacCTGACATATAGAAGGTTATTTGAGCAATGAATAACCTCCTTGAAAAAGTTACCCATAGCATATGTGCCAAGATACACCAGTTAATCAAGTTTATTAACAAGTGTATTAGATATTCGATCATTGATAACATTTGGTCTAAAATAAGCCATTATGGAATGAATCTCCCTGTTTTTATTGAGTATGAACAGATTGGCTTAATGGCTCATCTGATATCCTTCCAGCATGAATTTATATGAAGTATGATATCTTCTCTATTAATCTAGTCAAAATTTAGCCATTTGAACGTCATTACTGGAGCAGCCCTCCTGGTAGTAAGTTTGACAATATTTAGGATTTGAATCATGGGTCAGTTGAGGCaatatcacttttttctgttCAGGTCCAGGCTTATATCATCAGCTCCTTGAAGAAGGAAATGCCCAACATGTTTGGGAAGGAGACCAAAAAGAAGGAGCTCATTGCAAACTTGGGTGAGATCTACCTGAAGATTGAGAAAGAGCACCAGATATCACCCGGAGACTTCCCCAAACTCGCCAAGATGCAGGTACAGCACACGATTCAGTTCATGAATGGTAGTTAAAGGAAAATTGGAGCTAAGATGCCAAATTTCAGAACAGAGATAACACCACTTGATCATCTTCATGACAACTCTGATGtacatattttgacatactCATGTTTGTCTGGTAGTAATATGGCAATCACTATGTATAGTTAACATCTAGCCAGCTATGTTGTAAGTCAATTTTTGATTGCAAACCTTAATTCTATATGGCTCTGGTAGTGGTCAGTATATGGATCAAAGGAGGATTATGAGCTGAGTGACCATATGTTGCTGTTTTATGCTTTAGGGCAGTTCTTACTGTGTAGCATAGCACAGGTATTGCAGATGTAGTAAGCTGCCTTGGAATGCATGTAATGGTGGTCATGATAATGGTGAAACTGATGTTCATACACTATATTGTATACAGGTTTGTCTTTACATGTGCCTTGTGCCATGTGTCCTAAATTCAGTACTGCTCATCTGCTTTCCATCTGCTGCATAGTGCAGAAGGGTTATGGGGTCTCTTGTTTTCTACATACATACTAAAGAGTTTTGCTTATGTCGGCCAGTGTTTCCCTCTGTTCTTCTCCTCAAACCTGCCTTTGTTATTTGCACACCCTGGCCATTACATCCATTATAAATTTCTCTACATTCATTGCCAGTGTTCTTGCGTCCACGTTTAAGAAAGAGCTAACGTGAACGATCTCTGACTTCTCTCTTGcctttctctgctctccccaGGAGATTCTGGCAGGTCAAGACTTCAGCAAGTTCCAGTCCGTGAAACCCAAGCTGCTGGAAGCTGTGGAGGACATGCTAGCCAACGACATCGCCAAGCTGATGACCCTGGTGCGGCAGGAGGAGGCGGCAATGCCCAGCAGCGCGGTTCAGGGAGGCGCCTTCGAAGGCAGCATGAATGGACCCTTTGGCCACGGCTACGGGGAAGGTGCCAGCGAGGGCATCGACGAGCTGGAGTGGATAGTGGGACGCGACAAGCCCTCCTACGACGAGATCTTCTACACCCTCTCGCCCGTCAACGGCAAAGTGTCGGGCGCCATGGCCAAAAAGGAGATGGTGAAGTCCAAGCTGCCCAACACCGTGCTGGGAAAGATCTGGAAGCTGGCAGATGTGGACAAGGACGGCTTCCTGGATGACGAGGAGTTCGCCCTGGCCAACCACCTGATCAAGGTGAAGCTGCAGGGCCATGAGCTGCCCGCCGAGCTGCCAGACCACCTGATACCCCCATCAAAAAGGGGCCGGGAGTGAGGTGGATGGGCAAGGTGCCAGCAGGAGATCTGGGGTTAAGAGGTGGAGAGAGGTTTAGGTTTTTTTCTGGTAAATAATAATGTGAGGTAAGGTATAAGAGGGTGGTGCTGTCGAGCATAAACAAGCAATATGTAAAAGTAAACACAAGTAGATGCCAAAAAATAAGTAAAGtcgttaaaaaaataaaaggaaaataaactgtCTAATTTATTCCTCACTAGAATTATTagtctgcttttattttaaattgaccTTGTATTTGTATCCAATGTGCTTTATGACTCCTGAACACCATTTCATGTGTCATTGTGAGAATTTCAATTCAAGGTTTCTTATCCACACAGCATCTCTGCTGCTGGACAGTCTCTTGTCCTTTGGTTCCGAatggtttggtttttttgttgcAGTAAGAGACTTCCAATGGGACTCTAAGAACTCTAGTGTAGTAATGACTTTATTGAATTCCAATTCTTGAGTCTCTCccagcctgtctctgtgcttttgcAGTACAAATCTTACCTCGGTGCACTGGGGGGTGattgatgacatttttattacagtagTTTTGGTCCTTGATGTGTTTACATTAATCTCTGCAGTGAATTGAGTTTACAAAAGGCACTCCAAAGGTCAGGTATGAAGCCCAGGATCATTGTGTGGAAGAGTGTAATATGGCAAAAGGAAATGGAGCAAGCTTAAATCCAGTAGGCGCTGGAACACCACTGCctagttttgtttttgcagccaTGTAACCCAAGTCCATTTTCTGGTGTAGAAAGAAATCCTGTCTATGTGACACAACACTACATTCCCCtctaacagaaaaataaatgaatctcTCTAGGAGGCCAGTTAGAGGAAGGAAACCGTACTTATCCTTTGGGGGGAAAACTTTAGCCTTGTATGACTTATTATTACAAACACTTGGGTTTAGCTGTGAATAGACCAACAATGATTTGTTCCGTGATTGatccactttttattttttccatctacTCATCACACGTATGATTGAAAAATTAATCAATGCCTGTCACTTTTGTGAATGAACTTCAACTATCTTtaacttctttgatagtaaaactttttttttgcattgttagACAATTGCTTATGTAAGAGCCAATTGCAGCTAAAATAAAACCTGTAATGGATCAAACAGTTATGTGACGAGTGTATTTTACTCTTCCCACTGACCAGAAAGAGTTGAGATTGTTATGGAAAAGGGTGGATGGTATTCACTGAATTGTCATGTAAACAGAGTAGTGATCATTATGTTCAATACAGAGACCTGAACTATATCTATTTTTCACCAGGCAGTTTTAAACTCTGGAGAGTTTCTTGCAACGTGATGCATACTTTTATATGCTTTTCATGTTACACGCGAAATACTTACTGTTTTCTTGTTCTCGTGTTACTTCATGTTCATTTTAGAGCAAGCTTTTTGTGCTAACATGTCTGTAGGttcaaaaatatatgcaagCAAACAATTCCAAGAAAACTGTACAGAATTCCTGGGCTGAGGGTTGATTCTTTGAAAATGTACGTAACTTAAAGAGATAGTTACAGGGTTTATAGTCCACCATTCATGGTGTATTGTCAGCACAGAAAAGTCTTGTTTAAACATAACGTCTCAATGTCAACTTCTTACTCCTTAGATATTATTTTACACTCGCACTATAaataatgtgtatatgtacattgtattggtctttattttaaaataaaattcactctattatactgtatgttggtTTTGATTTCTTCAAAAGCTGCATGTTTATGTTCTGTTACGATGTGTTTTATCTAAGGAAATATAGTTTTGAATGGACTCTACacatttgactgtgtgtgtgtgtgtgtgtctgtctgtcaaaaAAATAGTGAACTACAAGCTAGCAGCACAGCCGTTGCACATTGTAGAAGgtaaaatgtatgaattctCTGTCCTGCTTTCAGCACACATGCTAGCCAGACTTAACTGTCCCTCTCCCAAGTCTGATGAATCCCAGCATTTCCGTCATACACACTAGCTGCTGAGTGCCACGCCTAGTAGCGTGATTACGTTAATGTATTCACTTGTTTTGGGGCGCCATCTCCTGACCAAGAGTACACCATGCACCGAAGGACACGTGTTAGTGAAACTTGCAAATCATATAACTTTCATCTTCCCACAGAAGATAGATATATTTCGCTGctgaagggattttttttcctcaacccAGCAGTTAGCCCCGTATAAAATGTGTAGTATCTAATGGTATCAGCTTTGAGCGCAAACAGAGAAAAGTGTCTTCTCTCCGCCCATACAGCATTTGTGTCGCGAATATGGCGGACGGAACCACAGAGACGCATCCCCGGAGGTCTGTGAGCAGGAGAAGTTCTGGACTTCTCTCCCAGGCTCCCGGTCATTTAAATCAGGAAGAGATTCTGCGGGAGTCTCTGGTCCATCTCACCAGCGTCACTAAAGCTGTAACAGAGAATATccacaatataaataaaactttggACAGGTAACGTTAAGATAACAGTTTGCGCGCGGAATTTGAAATGTCGCTTGCTGTGGTCAAAACATGCGATGTCTAAGTAGGATTGAAACAAGTCAAACATGTTGCATTagttaattat comes from Megalops cyprinoides isolate fMegCyp1 chromosome 3, fMegCyp1.pri, whole genome shotgun sequence and encodes:
- the ehd1b gene encoding EH domain-containing protein 1b: MFSWANKEGKKKDPELFQTVSDGLRRLYRTKLFPLEDAYRFHDFHSPALEDADFDNKPMVLLVGQYSTGKTTFIRHLMEQDFPGMRIGPEPTTDSFIAVMHGDQEGLVPGNALVVDPKKPFRKLNAFGNAFLNRFVCAQMPNPVLESISIIDTPGILSGEKQRISRGYDFAAILEWFAERVDRIILLFDAHKLDISDEFSEVIRALKNHEDKMRVVLNKADQIGTQQLMRVYGALMWSLGKIINTPEVVRVYIGSFWAQPLLVPDNRKLFEAEEQDLFRDIQSLPRNAALRKLNDLIKRARLAKVQAYIISSLKKEMPNMFGKETKKKELIANLGEIYLKIEKEHQISPGDFPKLAKMQEILAGQDFSKFQSVKPKLLEAVEDMLANDIAKLMTLVRQEEAAMPSSAVQGGAFEGSMNGPFGHGYGEGASEGIDELEWIVGRDKPSYDEIFYTLSPVNGKVSGAMAKKEMVKSKLPNTVLGKIWKLADVDKDGFLDDEEFALANHLIKVKLQGHELPAELPDHLIPPSKRGRE